The Quercus lobata isolate SW786 chromosome 4, ValleyOak3.0 Primary Assembly, whole genome shotgun sequence genome segment GGAGGGTGATGCCCAGGTGATTATTCAAGTGATCTGGACAGAGAACTCAACACACCCGGAGTATGGCCATGTGATCAACGATGTTCTTATTTTAGTGGTGATTTTCATTTTTGCAATTTCTCATGTAAAACATATAGGCAATTcaattgtccattttttagCTAGAAGATCTAAGTCTAGTAGTGAGCtacaggtttggtataatgccacTCCTGATGATATAGCTCTCCTAGTCAAACATGACTATTTGTAATTTGCTTATCTTTTCAGTAATATAGGGCCTTGGGGTCTGgtttctctataaaaaaaaattgaaaatagtcTTGGATTGCAAGcataattataaaaagaataCAATTCTTGCGCTTTCCTTTGACCCAACAGTCTGGTTAAGTGTATAAACCATCCCTTCAGATGCTTTGCTTGTTCATTGTATGTACTGCTGTTACTCTTGTTTCATCTGACATACAAAGAGGAATTTATTGATTTGTGGATACATTTGTATTTATGTCAACGTGCATGGTTCAAAAAATGGTAGCCAAGCTGTGATTGCCTCTAAATTCATAGTGCACTGTTCATAAGTCAACACACAAAGTACAAGCCTCTGAGAAGCCTTTGTTTCTCTGTTCTATTTATGGATAGACAATTCATATGAAGTAATGAGTCCTTTGTACATAAACAGTAGAGCTGGTTATAAATGATTCAGCATGATGAATTGTTCAAGGATTGAATCTGGGCCATATTATAAGTATTCGTGTTACAAAGGTTAAAGAATCTAATGTTGAGAACTTTATTTTGTTGACAAGCCATTGGTAATCTATGTTTATACTTTACTGATCAAATGAATTAAATTTGGTACCTGACCAAATTATTGTTCTCAAATTCTCTTGACTACTGAGCTGAATTCGAATCATGGAATAATATGACATATAAACTATTAGTGCTGAGTGATTCTTACCTTCCAACTAGTGCTATAAAGATTTCCAAATGAAGATGTGTAGAACGCTCATAAATCTCTATCAACATTTAAAGCCACCTAGACATGATTGACCCAACTGTACTAACTATTTAATTCAGTTAACATAATTGGGCAAGTTTTTCACCAATATCAGGTAGTTCCTTCTGCAGCAAAATTACATCAAGTCTAGAGAAAAAACAAGTAGCATAAGGAAGCACAATAATTCTCCTTTGGTTACCTGTAGGCTATAAAAACAATGAAGTTCCTTTAGGTGCTGTCCTTGAAAAAATAACTTTAGTTTTTACCCTATTGATCGATACAACCAAGCAGTACCAAGTGGTTGAATTCAAATGGGGAACCTTAAATACAACACCTATAAGTTTTTCCCTAAAACACTTAAGTCCAaggatacaaattttttttttaatattttccacAACTGTTGAGAAGGCATGTTATGAttagttttaataaaaatgatgtcaatggCGGCATCATATAAACATGATGTTACTATAATTAAGTAAATCTTAAGTATTCCCAGAGCACGGAGAATGAGCACAATTTTTCCATATTTTGAAAGTACCTAAGTATTTTCTACTATAATTATAACTTACCTTCTCCACAtctcaaaaattattaaaaagaatgtGAAAAGTTATGTGTCCCTAACATTACTCAAAAGAAGGGGAAAAGGTTGAAAAGAGATAAGGGTAGAGAGAGTTAAAGAAATAGGGAGATATAAGAGTTAGTTTACAAAATTACGGACATTGGAGGAGATAAAGAAAATGGACAAAGAATGTTGTAAGAAAACTGCCAAAAGATTTGGTAGTAGAAGATAATGGTAGTAAAACAATGATGAAGTGGCCCTAGCCATCATGAAATGGTGGTGAAAGCATCCAAATCATAAATGGGTTCAAAGTTCAGTACTTTCATAACTAAGAAAAGATGAATAACTGCCTTTAATAatgtttgccaaaaaaaaaaaaaaactgcctttaataattaaaaacaaagataatGAACCATTTGAGAATTGAAAGGAGTAGAATATTACTTGAAAACAGAACCAGAGTAAACAAGAATGTGAAGCAAAGACAAATTTGATCAAAATTCAGCTGTGATTCTGTATACCATGTAAAAACCATGGTCAGAAACCATATACTAAACaatgtacaatatttaccaAAAAGGAAATAGAAGGATAGGAAAGGAATTTATTAATGCATTATCAGCTCACCTTCATCAATTGTCAATTTTCATCTGAGGCACATAATATATCAATCACAAAGGCAGTACAACAATTTTGCAATGCAATTAAGATGGACAAACAATAGTGAAGTCCTTGACAAATACTCACACATGTAGTCTTTGATAACATATAATGCTTTCTATCATAGCTTTCTAGGAGATGAACATATCATTCCCGCAATgcacaatatattaaaatttatcaatccaagaagaatttgaattgaAGACCTAGTCCGATCCACACAGTTACTGGGATGGTCCTGCAGTATTCAGTAACTATCTACAGAAGCAAAACAATCTCACTAAAAAGCAGAAAAtgatttaaaaggaaaaaaagagaatcaGAAGCATCAGCTCTATCCATTCTCAAAACAATCCATCAGTTGTGACTTGTGACCCTTACCGGCTTGCAGTAAATATTTACTTTCACTTGATGCCATATCTCCTTCACATGATGCCATATTTACATTCACATGACGCCATATTTATAAAactttctccttcttcttatttttttgtcattctGATAACATGTACTGCTAAGGGACAATGAAAATCAATGCCCTGCAGGTGAACATTTCTCAAGAGACtggttaaaagaaaattttaatccaACCCCAAATTGATACCCAAATCATTTAAAAAGACATAGTGCAGTCATTCAGAACCAACAAAAGCACATCTAAATGCAGGCACTAGCGTTAATATAGCATTAAACAGACACATTCCCAATCAAAAAATCTGTTGACAACATACACTTCATTTCATAATGCTACTAATCACGGAATTGAAACGCTAAAACAAGCTTCTATGCTTCATCTCATAAGTCGATAGAGGGATATCATAAAGCATTCACAAGACATCATGAATtctgaccccaaaaaaaaagtgctaaAATTCCAACCAAAAAGTCATCTTTAcatcatatatatgaatatCATTCCGATATTCAACCTCAATATAAGCACATCTAAATATACACTTACTGAACTGCCAGTCCGAAGTAACTAGAAATAAAACTAACTCATTCTCATTTCAAATACAACCCTGTGAACCATTCACAAGCCTCCATCAACTcgtacaaacaaaaaaaagcaataaaaatccaaccaaaactaaatatatacataatttatACGAATTCATCCACACATTCAACATCAACAAaagcaaattaaaattatacatatactAAATTACTGCCACAAACCATATAATATTCAAGAACACAAGTCTCTGGGCATAAAAATAAGCCCAGTCTCGTTACAAATTACAACATTCAACAACATTTGCAAACCCTGTTggtaaacaataataataacaacatcTAAAGAATATTTACATCCCATATAGGCGAACACCCTAACTCCCCTATATGAATTGCACTCACTCAagataaaaagcaaaaacacccaaaacccctatttttctttttgcattttgaCATGAACATTACCCTGTTCAGAGAGTCATTGAACACCAGTCCCCCAAAAAACTGATGATGTGACCAAACTTTTGAatccaaaatagatttttgaactCAAAAACTCTACAAACTATCACCCATTTTCCAAACACCAAACTATCAAATCAcagttccaatttttttttttttttccttttcttcttcttcacatttATTTATCAACAACAATGCAactccaaatccaaatttttcacaatttttttcaagaacTACAATCCGGGCACCGAATCAAACCATTTTCATTGCATTCCAAGCATCTCTGGACtctgtcttcttcttcatcaaacACCTTCCTACTCCCATTGCAGTTCGTGCACGGCGCGAACCGGACATCGCCGCAGCTGTCGCAGCCGAAACTGAACCCGAGTTTCTGAACCGGAAACCCTTCGAGCAGTTTCGCCAGCTCGCCGGTTTCGAACAAGTGCTTGACCGTCTCGGCCCCACCGATATGCTTCCCTCTGATGAAAACCTGCGGCAGGGTCACCAGATTGCTGTGGTTCTTGCTGTTCTTGTTGCCGTTGGTCTCGCCCGATAACACGCTTTGCAGTTCCTTCTTGTACGCCGAGTCGAGCGACACGTCTCGCTCGTCGACCCAAACCCGAAACCCCCGAAATATCATCCTCACCGAGTAGCAATCCTCGTAGGTCCGCCGAATCCCGCGCAAGCTAGTGAAATACACGACGATTCTGTCCCCGGTGCCGGGCAAACGAATCGGACACGAAATATCGGGCGAGAGCGAAGAAACCCGAAACTCCGAGTCGGGTTGTTTTTGGCCCGGTTTGAGCTTACTTGGCAAATGGGTTTGCGACTCTTCGATGCTTTTCGGGGCTTCGAAGAAGCTGCAGAGCTTCTTGACCTTTCCCTTGAAGGAATTGCTGGCGGACCGGACCGATTCGAAGGAGGAGTAGAACTTGTTGAACGAGCCCGAACCGGACCGGTCTAGGCCGGTTTGGTGATGGGATTTCGGAGAGGAATCGGCGGCGGCGGTGATGGATGGGTTTAAAGTGAGAGAACggttgaagaagaaagaaccaGTTGCGGATGGCTTCGATTTGCCCGAGAATTCCACGCTATTTTCAAACTCTGCCATCGGAGAAAATTAACGATCTTGACCGTTCAAAAGATTGGAAATGATAATCGGAAACGATCCAAGCCGTTGGTGGCGGAGGTGAGAAAAGGTGAGGAGATatcaactgtttttttttttttttttggggttctttgtttgtttgtttaatgtgtttttgatgtttttgatgCTTTGgggtggtgatgatgatgatgttgttgttgtgggtgtttttgttttttcaaaaaaagagtttttgggattgtgagagagagagaaggtggaGCTGGTTGCCTCAAAGATTGCCTTTTGGGAATAGGAAACGTAGAAATAaggtaagaaatttttattattttaatttaattttttagttttatgtgAGTTTTTATTGTTGGTGCTGATGACGTTATTGTTGGGTTTTACTTATATATAGAATAGGACCCACAGAGAAAGATATTCAAAGAAAACAATGTCTTGttttcaaaaaaccaaaaaaaaaaaaactctgtttATTAGGTAACTTAGAGTACTTAATAATAGAcaattttagggaaaaaaaattgatatcatttttattagatatataaaaagtaattcaaaatgtcaaaaaaaaatttctttataaaaattttctaaaaatatcaTCTAAACAAACCAGTATGCTAAATAATGTGCCAGTGTGCTAATTAATGTGTTTAGAGTATCTGTTAACTATTTTCTGTCAAGTTTAATTTAATAGATATTGCAACTGACTAGTGGGTTTGacaactgaaaaaaaaatgaatgaataagATAGGGTTAGGTTATTGCTAATGTTGATGTCGCACTGGTTTAacatttattgtatttaacatttttctatGCTTTTGAATTAAAGACGCGGTTAgactttttttggtttgtttaattGGGGGTGGCTTGTAGTGTAGCTACCTACGTGTGGTATGTGATGACAGGAATGAAATCTAgtacattttaatatttttatcttgtgggcttgggcctactttttgggtttttttattatattctttttcggcatgtgatttgtttttggtataaaaaatttttttttaaaaagtccatgttttattttctttgcataatttcatttcattttatgatACTTAATTCTACCAATTCATtgcattataaattatttaataaaattatcacaatttttttagaaccaataataagataattattgttttttctcACCTATACTAAACTTGCCAATCTTTTTCTATTATCTTGTTTTTTGTACAAAATTCATGTATTAGCACTTTTCTGTGGTATGTATTTCCATGGATTTTTTATAGACGGATTTCCATAGGTTAAAATATCTAGAATTATTAAGATAATTATgccataaaattattaaaatcatgATCATTTATTGATAAATGAATAGTAGTTTAATATTTAACATACTGGAGTATATATATCATCAatgtttaaataaatattatttaacatCATTTCTCAATTCTCACAATATTCAACATAATCCTTGCTTATTTATATGGTATTCTATTTAACTGTACAatgtttttaaaaccatgttcAACTTAATCCTTGCTTCttttccacacacacacacacacacaaaaaaaaaaaaaaagcccttgCTTATATGGTATTCTATTTAACTGTACAAtgttttttaaaaccatgttcAACTTAATCCTTGCTTATTTATATGGTATTCTATTTAATTGTACAATGTTTTTTTAAACCATGTTCAACTTAATCCTTGCTTATTTATATGGTATTCTATTTAACTGTACAAtgttttttaaaaccatgcatgTTCAATTTAATCCTTGCTTATATGGTATTCTATTTAACAGTACaattgtttttaaaaccatgttcAACTTAATTCTTGCTTATCTTCTATTCAACTAtacaatgtttttttaaaaccatgtgtTGCAATtatagtaattaatttttggtgtcAGTATTCCAATTATGGtacattttcatatattaaataaatttctttatatttggCATGTTTGAGTATAGGAAGTGaatgatatcaaattatcaatccTTATGTCtgaattcttttatttttggaggaaaatctctgaattatatatattagagtccttaaaaaaaaaaacaatacttaGAGATTATCCTCTTCAATGGTTCAAATCTAATTATAAATACTAATACATTTCATTTagcttaatatatatttttatttttgccgGATGGCTTacttgttttcttattttaaaaaggATAATGCTTGAgttataattattttcataaCTTTTCTCACAATTTACAAAAGTGGCAAGTTGTGATTTGTGCAATATTGCTTTCGCATTAACCTACCACTAGCACTATTTGTATGATGCATTAATCACaatatgcaataaaaaaaaaaattttaaaaagtgcCCCTTAAAACCTTaatcttattattttaaatttttttgttattgttcttaatttctctctcctatGTGGTAGATTTCTGTTCCAAGTGATTCTAACAAGTAAAATTTATGGTAAGATTTACAATTTATATAATAGatgatagaatttttttttttttttttttttaagaaacaaacacacatatagGCTAGGAGAATGAAATTCTAACACAAAATCACATCACAAACTTTATTTAAAAGTCATTGTAACttttaaaagaagataaaacaaagaaagatgctacatctacaacatttttacaacaaatcacaggtggttaatggttattagttcaaattttaaattaacgctaagattacttttttaccccaacaataacaactagtaacaacttgccacttatgatttgttgtaaaaatattgtagacatatcatttctttaaaaaaaattatactgaacacaaaacaaaactcatgcattgaattattttcttaaataagCACATACTAATTAAATCTAAAACTCTACCAGTCAAGTTCAACCAAGTAATTATGTCATGCCTCACATATTTGTTCGTTTCATTACTCAATTACTTGCTTGACAGTTGACACTTAATGAGCTTATAAATACAgacaaattaaaccttaacaGGTCAGGTCTTACCATCATAATGGGCATTTTGATTTCATGTACGTATTGGTTCCATTATACCAACTAAAAAGTCGGCTCTAAATCATCTAAATGGATACAAGATATccattataaaattattaaattcctATCAATTCTCATTTTGAAATAAgtgtattaaaattttctacagcgttactattttaaaaaatatttattattatcattttaatatttgtttttttttttttgatgagacattttaatatttgtttaaattattaataatgaTGTAGTAAATTCAATCtactaattttaatataaatgaaTAAGATTTTAAGAACTTTGTCGTGAAATTATAGAATTatgtttggtaatattgtttgAACAATAGTTTTCGTTATTTAAATAACACAACagtattttcataacaattttttactcacatatatttttacaatacttcaATAATGTTACTCGACCAACGTTACCAAGCCGCCCTAATCCCATAAAAAGTAACATTGTCTCGTAAAGTCATGTTTGACAAATTGAATAATGGGAGTAGATGATAATATCTTATCTTGTGTTTGGCAGTTTACCTAACAACAATGGGGACtcgtaaaaaattaaaaattcaaagaaaatggCTTTGGAAGAAGACAACATTATTGTTGCCACCTGTGTTTGTACCGAACTATGTATTCTGATTTGTGGTCCAAATATGTATGAGAGGGAACTAGAAATATACATTATTGTCTATATGTGTTGTACATTCCATTTTTCATAAACCAATTTTCATTTGTATAAGCAAATGAACGCAAAATGCTTACTATGTTTGAGAAGTGAAATAGCATGTTAATCGATAGGAAATCATTATTTGAATGTAGCTTTTTACTTATTgattatttattgaaaattaattaaaatagaattGTAAATTGAAAAGAAGAAGCTTTAAAAAGCTACACAAagtcaacaacaacaacagctaATGACAAACAAACACGAGATTCTATATGCTTTTACTATTGCAGGAACATGTAAAGGAAATAGTTTGTCTCATAGTATTTTAGTAAGTTACTATGTCTATGACCTAAGATGACAGTGCATTAATTTATCATgcactaattaatttttaagtattaaattctcaaaataacCATCAATTGTTTTCCATTGTacctttctaattttttaagtaaagtGATGCTGTGTAATGATCAGATTCtaagagaaattatattttattaatataggGGCCTGCCTTTTGTATTCCATCTTCACATTTGATAACTCATATATAAAATGAACATGACAAACTTCTTTCATGCAGGTGCATATAATTAGAGAATATGATGGAGAAAAATCTTGCACCACCGGGCCTGGTAGCCTAATGGTACCCGGTTTATCCAGTAACCGTCAGCACGGGGTTCTATTCCCCACAATAAACAAttacccagcaaaaaaaaaaattaaagaaagaaagatggagAAAAATCTTATGGGGAatgtatacataaaaaataaaaataaaaattgacagAATACTTTGAATGGAATAAAGTGACTGATCAAGTTCATTTCTTTATacttaacaaattaattaagttaTCTAATTAAATTTCCTTGGTGAAGGTTATTTGTGTTTGTCTTCTTCTAAAGTAACTTTTTTGGACCTTAATTGTtgctactttttatgtgttgtaAAAGAGTAAAGGGTCCAATCAGATTTGATAAGGTAACGAAGTCCTAATCTCCCAATTTTGACCAACATAAGATTTGTCTTAAGCTTTAAGAAATGAATAATTAACTACAGCTCCCACAAAAGCCATAAGGCCAACTAAATTTTTAGCACCTAACAtatttctataccattttaGCACATATCGGCAAATAAGTCAATGTAGCTAGCCTATTTCAAACACATAcatatgaagaaaattttaaagtatcATTTTCGAAATATGACTGTGTTCGAACAACATTACAAACATTGGTAAGTGCAAGTTAGGCACAGCTTGACAATTGAATTTGACTCCTCTAATGTCCTCTTGCAAGACCTTAACCCTTAAGTCAATAGAATATAGTATTATTCCCAAATATTCATGCCCCACCAAATTAGTAAGCCTGATTGAACCAACTGGTGAAACTTTCAAAGCTATATTTCCAAGCAGGACGATGTTATTCAACAACTCGATCGATCCACACACCAATTTACACAAAAGATGttcaaagttcatacaaaagtATTGGGCAGTGTGGCATGAAGAACATTGTGGGTTACTTATCAAAGCCTGTCTCCAATTTAGCATCCTCATTTGCATACAAAATGCCACAGCCTAATGCTTTGATAACCCGGCATTTTGAAGAGAGACATGGGTCAAACACCTTTCTATGTAATTACAAACATTTCtcttagaataatggttaaatatatgattaaattcataatttcataataacttaaacttttggaatAACATTATAATATCATAGTAGATGGTCTTAACTTTTAAGGATTACTTGTTAGTTGATTAAAAAACACGTGATAAAATTTCTAGTTCTCGAGCTTCCTAATACACACACCTACATGTTTTGCGTCAATCTTCACTCTCTTTCAGTCTTTTGGGATTGAATTCTTGGTCAGTTTGTGttaagaatttaaatttgtaggAGTTCATATTACTAGTATTGAAATCAACTTTCAAAAAGCAGGATGATAACAAGAAAAATTCGTTATTGTTTAGAAAGTGTGGGTCCGGGGAGtttacaatccggcccaaactttGTCTGGGCCCAGGgtccgtgccgaggaggtatcttgccgaggacgaattgTCGATGGCCGGGGAGTccaggggaacggctgagaagctaccctgtcctcggcgcTCCAAAACTTCGATGGGACGATCAACGTCTTGGTAGAGGCTATTCCCAGACAGTCCCCTGAAGGGAATGTAAGTAGAagggggcccatagggaagcagggtgtaggATTGGATCAAGGATGAcgcgtcccctccgcattaaatgcatctgCCAACACCCAGatccgattaatgagaaaagacgttgggatggtgtaaacttcgatcttcGCAACTAGTAAAAAGTAAGACGgaacggttgatgggatggatacagaaaatAAGCTCCTgtctgacctacaagtggagggccaggattaaccaagacggactatataataaaaaggtagggGCACCAAGcaggggggctgggaaaaatggccaaaaaccagagcctcccagcccacctccaggagaaagactccatgggtgaagataacctagacacgcacgaataccacgaaaaacccaccgcctggtaactaaggcctagccttctaaacccacgctctacaaatgatattgtttgggcctttttacgtacgaacccaacaccgctacggttcgttacgaatcgtgtccttacagaaaGCAAGAGGAACAACAAGAGAAGAAAACCAATGGGTTTTCATATATATTACTTCTTGGAAGAACTGGAGTTTTGCTTAAAAACCCTagtttattttgcttaaaaccCTAAAAGTCTTTGTTGCAAAGTACCAAATCCCAATGAGCCCTAGTCAAGTGAGCCCAATGTgcggtttgtttgtttttctctttttatttccaTGTCCCAATGTCACCACAAACGAACGTGCATGCatgatttgtgtttttggatATTCTTGTGTTTGATCCTTGTTCCTTTATCCTATTGGTTTTGGGGATGAGATTTGATCACGATTGTGTGTTCGGACAATGTATTACTTATGCTGTTCCACCTCGAAATCCTAAAAATTGTAGGACTTGTAAAAGTTAATTGTTTATTCTTTCCTTCAACTCCTATAAACTCTAAAAGCatcgttgaaaaaaaaaaaaaaaattattaaccgATGTCAAGGGCTACAAAGGCACTCATTAATAggatcttaaaaattaaaaaccaactAATTCATTATTTCTCGCTACCTACCTGCTTTAGTTTGAATGGAATTGGCTTGCTACAAACAAAGTTGTATAACAAATCAAGGTGCTTGTAATTTGTTAAGTGCCCGAGGAAATAGTGAAGTGTGAACAACTTAATACTATGTTTAGTTGGGgataaaaggaaaatgatggaaaatagggaaagaaaagtgagaaaaaaaaatgtgatttttcatTGTTTGGTTGGATTGAAAAacgagagaaaagaaaatggggTGGATGAAATTTTCCACCCAAGCCCACCAATTTATTCATTCCAAAttagaaataaaagagaaatgaaaatgatattaaaagaaaaatacaaaattaccgccattttttcatttttttttttctatttttaatagtAGGGACATAATAGTTATTAGTTTTTCATCCTCT includes the following:
- the LOC115983193 gene encoding uncharacterized protein At5g39865-like — protein: MAEFENSVEFSGKSKPSATGSFFFNRSLTLNPSITAAADSSPKSHHQTGLDRSGSGSFNKFYSSFESVRSASNSFKGKVKKLCSFFEAPKSIEESQTHLPSKLKPGQKQPDSEFRVSSLSPDISCPIRLPGTGDRIVVYFTSLRGIRRTYEDCYSVRMIFRGFRVWVDERDVSLDSAYKKELQSVLSGETNGNKNSKNHSNLVTLPQVFIRGKHIGGAETVKHLFETGELAKLLEGFPVQKLGFSFGCDSCGDVRFAPCTNCNGSRKVFDEEEDRVQRCLECNENGLIRCPDCSS